The Glycine soja cultivar W05 chromosome 8, ASM419377v2, whole genome shotgun sequence genome has a window encoding:
- the LOC114424145 gene encoding UDP-glycosyltransferase 91A1-like, which translates to MFPWLAFGHLIPSLELAKLIVQKGHHISFVSTPRNIECLPKLSPNLASFIKFVKLTLPKVDNLPENVEATIDVPYDVVQYLKKAYDDLEEPLTCFLKSSKVDWHFYDLILFWASTLASKLGIKSSFYNICTSPCVGFIVPPSVLMGDDPVRAKIKDFIVPPSWISFSTIVAY; encoded by the coding sequence ATGTTTCCATGGCTAGCCTTCGGACACTTAATCCCAAGCCTTGAACTTGCCAAGCTCATTGTTCAAAAGGGTCATCATATTAGTTTCGTGTCCACCCCAAGAAACATAGAGTGTCTTCCCAAATTGTCCCCAAACTTAGCTTCATTCATCAAATTTGTGAAGCTTACACTGCCCAAAGTGGACAACCTTCCAGAAAACGTTGAAGCCACCATTGATGTCCCTTATGATGTCGTTCAGTATCTCAAAAAAGCCTACGATGATTTGGAAGAACCCTTGACCTGTTTTCTCAAATCTTCCAAAGTTGATTGGCATTTCTatgacctaattctcttctggGCAAGTACTTTGGCTTCTAAACTTGGTATAAAGAGTTCCTTTTACAACATCTGTACTTCACCATGTGTGGGCTTCATCGTACCCCCTTCAGTTCTCATGGGTGATGATCCCGTCAGAGCAAAAATCAAAGACTTCATAGTTCCTCCGTCGTGGATCTCTTTTTCGACAATTGTGGCATATTGA